The genomic interval TTGTCCTTTATTGAAAGTCTTTGGTTGAATTTCGATTTTTTCGCCTTGCAAGGTTTTAATATTGAATTTTTTAATCAATTGCACAGATATTAGCCCAACTGCTACAGCGCAGCCAATTACGCCATACATATGAAATGATTCCAGATTGAACATTTCCTGAATACGAAACCAACTAATGATTTCTGCTTTTACGAATACAATTCCGAAAAAGATTCCAACAATTAGATATTTAAGATTTCCTAATGCAGTTTCTTTTTTTTGGCTTGCGTTTATTCCTTCTCCGTCTATATTTTTATTTTCTAAATTCATTTTTCAAATTTTAAAGTGAAAGAATATAAGGTAAAATCAAAAGTGCCATTACAAAACCGCCAATCATAAAACAGATTGTTGCCACTAAAGAAGGCCATTGTAAATTTGATAATCCCATAATTGCATGTCCGCTTGTGCATCCGCCAGCGT from Flavobacterium sp. YJ01 carries:
- a CDS encoding DUF6691 family protein gives rise to the protein MNLENKNIDGEGINASQKKETALGNLKYLIVGIFFGIVFVKAEIISWFRIQEMFNLESFHMYGVIGCAVAVGLISVQLIKKFNIKTLQGEKIEIQPKTFNKGQIYGGLLFGFGWAITGACPGPLFAQIGTGATVIVVTLVSAIAGTWVYGLIKDKLPH